Proteins co-encoded in one Saprospira grandis genomic window:
- a CDS encoding alpha/beta hydrolase, with protein MRILVFMLLLCSGLQAQYYGSHIPVASKLILPPEEFGEGPYPLLVMLPFTSGDARYMFEAYAKAAGSEKSDSDQEKLASIIAALPAPGEQAQPFALLLPAGKGSRRDHSWRGFKACFERYERRLEKDIKNNLGRYPIDSQRIYLTGVSLGGDLSWAISQRQPQRYQGALVMGSRCSYPTTAETLGLFKEKDYRFFMTMGMQEAPDRLNGMRYARRLLDSAGIDHIYKEMPELRHNKAELWLFLEGLRYLLAPKSSSQLVQKEQALPLDKIVGTWSAGEVERSQFVAEEKSQISKGDELFVLQEEQFLEQQSLKIERLSEQSVRLKLPNLPAIDAYLAWGELEGEAAIELRIPEQRKGQYYYRGSNLGLEYEQAAGYIKLDGEFPHISFSVEQFVGRSAKGFERYSFFLLLE; from the coding sequence ATGAGAATTTTAGTTTTTATGCTCTTGCTTTGCAGTGGCTTGCAAGCGCAATATTATGGCAGCCATATTCCAGTAGCCAGCAAACTCATTTTGCCTCCAGAAGAATTTGGAGAAGGGCCCTATCCGCTCTTGGTCATGCTGCCCTTTACGAGTGGCGATGCCCGCTATATGTTTGAGGCCTATGCCAAGGCCGCGGGCAGCGAAAAAAGCGATTCGGACCAAGAAAAACTGGCCAGCATTATTGCCGCCCTGCCCGCCCCAGGCGAACAAGCCCAGCCCTTTGCCCTGCTCTTGCCTGCGGGAAAAGGCAGCCGCAGAGATCACTCTTGGCGAGGATTTAAGGCCTGTTTTGAACGCTATGAACGCCGTTTGGAAAAAGACATAAAAAACAATCTGGGCCGCTACCCTATTGACAGCCAACGCATTTATCTGACGGGCGTCTCTTTGGGCGGCGATTTGAGCTGGGCCATTTCTCAGCGGCAGCCCCAGCGCTACCAAGGCGCCTTGGTAATGGGCAGCCGTTGTAGCTACCCCACTACCGCCGAAACCCTAGGACTTTTTAAGGAAAAAGACTATCGCTTTTTTATGACCATGGGCATGCAAGAAGCGCCCGACCGCCTCAATGGGATGCGTTATGCGCGCCGTTTGCTCGATAGTGCGGGCATAGACCATATTTATAAAGAAATGCCCGAGCTGCGGCACAATAAGGCCGAACTTTGGCTATTTTTGGAAGGACTGCGCTATCTTTTGGCCCCCAAAAGCAGCAGCCAATTGGTCCAAAAAGAACAAGCCCTGCCCTTAGACAAAATAGTGGGAACTTGGTCTGCTGGCGAAGTTGAACGGAGCCAATTTGTGGCCGAAGAAAAAAGTCAGATTAGCAAAGGCGATGAACTATTTGTTTTGCAAGAAGAGCAATTTTTAGAGCAGCAAAGCTTAAAAATAGAGCGCCTATCCGAGCAATCGGTCCGTTTAAAACTACCCAATTTACCCGCCATAGATGCCTATTTGGCCTGGGGAGAGCTAGAAGGAGAAGCGGCTATAGAGCTGAGGATTCCGGAGCAGCGCAAAGGCCAATACTACTATCGGGGCAGTAATTTGGGCCTAGAATATGAGCAAGCAGCGGGTTATATCAAACTAGATGGCGAGTTTCCGCACATTAGCTTTAGCGTAGAGCAATTTGTTGGGCGGTCGGCCAAGGGCTTTGAGCGCTATTCCTTTTTTTTATTGCTAGAATAG
- a CDS encoding DegT/DnrJ/EryC1/StrS family aminotransferase, translated as MINVTKPFLAPQAEYEAYLSAIWQRGWLTNNGPLVNELEAELKNYLQLPYLHFLSNGTIALQIAIKALDLQGEILTTPFSYVATTSSIVWENCRAVFVDIDPETLNIDPNLLEQHIGPNTSAILATHVYGNPCDIDAIQKIADKHNLKVIYDAAHCFGSEYKGQSVFAFGDVSTCSFHATKLFHTIEGGAVMSPSEEIAQRLGYMRNFGHDGPESFAEVGINGKNSEFHAAMGLVNLKHIARIRQSRLDQKAYYDKALKGLPLSQPKILAQAQPNYSYYPIIFETEEALLQTVKALNSHWIYPRRYFYPALNSLNYVDQQSCPLAEDISKRVLCLPMYVELSEAEMKLITNVIHNALK; from the coding sequence ATGATTAACGTAACCAAACCTTTTTTGGCCCCTCAGGCCGAATATGAAGCCTATCTTTCTGCTATCTGGCAAAGAGGCTGGCTCACTAATAATGGTCCTTTGGTCAATGAACTAGAGGCCGAGCTTAAAAACTATTTGCAATTGCCCTATTTGCATTTTTTAAGCAATGGAACGATTGCCCTACAAATTGCGATCAAGGCCCTAGACCTACAAGGCGAGATCCTAACCACGCCCTTTTCTTATGTGGCCACAACCAGCAGTATCGTTTGGGAGAACTGCCGGGCCGTTTTTGTCGATATTGATCCCGAAACGCTAAATATTGACCCCAATTTATTGGAACAGCATATTGGTCCAAATACTTCGGCTATTTTGGCCACCCATGTCTATGGTAATCCCTGCGACATTGACGCTATCCAAAAAATTGCCGATAAACATAATCTAAAGGTCATTTATGATGCCGCTCACTGCTTTGGTAGCGAGTATAAGGGCCAATCGGTCTTCGCTTTTGGCGATGTGAGTACTTGTAGCTTTCATGCTACCAAGCTTTTTCATACGATTGAAGGCGGTGCCGTGATGAGCCCTTCCGAAGAAATTGCGCAGCGCCTCGGCTATATGCGCAACTTTGGCCATGATGGTCCAGAAAGCTTTGCGGAGGTGGGCATCAATGGTAAAAACTCAGAGTTTCATGCCGCTATGGGCTTGGTCAATCTCAAACATATTGCCCGCATTCGCCAATCTCGTTTGGACCAAAAAGCCTATTATGATAAGGCCCTCAAAGGCCTTCCCCTCAGCCAACCCAAAATCTTGGCCCAAGCGCAACCCAATTATTCTTATTATCCCATCATTTTTGAGACAGAAGAGGCCCTGCTCCAAACGGTCAAAGCCCTAAATAGCCACTGGATTTACCCCCGCCGCTATTTTTATCCCGCCCTTAATTCACTAAATTATGTGGACCAACAAAGCTGTCCCCTTGCCGAGGATATCTCTAAACGAGTGCTTTGCCTACCCATGTATGTAGAGCTTTCTGAGGCCGAAATGAAGCTAATTACTAATGTGATTCATAACGCCCTAAAATAA
- the tnpA gene encoding IS200/IS605 family transposase: protein MSIDYQYVHLVWSTKRREAVLNKKVIIDLSKIIKSIAEEKHIKLLAINGYKDHIHCLAKLRRSQSISLIAKQLKGGSSFLYNRSVPDEKRIQWQRGYFSESIPVPDVTNVLNYIFHQERIHLKREYKFLDLK, encoded by the coding sequence ATGTCTATTGATTATCAATACGTACATTTGGTTTGGTCTACTAAAAGAAGAGAGGCAGTCTTAAATAAAAAAGTCATTATTGATTTATCTAAAATTATTAAATCCATAGCTGAAGAAAAACACATTAAGCTCTTAGCTATAAATGGATATAAAGATCACATTCACTGCTTAGCTAAATTAAGGAGGTCACAATCAATAAGTTTAATTGCTAAACAACTTAAAGGTGGTAGTAGCTTTCTCTATAATAGATCTGTTCCTGATGAAAAAAGAATACAATGGCAGCGAGGGTATTTTAGTGAAAGTATCCCTGTGCCAGATGTAACAAATGTATTAAACTATATTTTTCACCAAGAGCGCATACACCTCAAGAGAGAGTACAAATTTTTAGATCTAAAGTAA
- the hemB gene encoding porphobilinogen synthase yields the protein MFPYNQSRPRRNRKNPAVRAHIQEHHLTVDRLMYPLFLVQGEGVKEEVSSLPGNYRWSLELLLTEIESCMNLGLQSFVLFPAVPEDFKDKVASYSYAEENFYLHALRRIKEEFPEACLMTDVAMDPYSSDGHDGLVDEYGQILNDETLPILSKMALAQAQAGVDIIGPSDMMDGRVAHIRQTLDQAGFGHTSIMSYTAKYASAFYGPFRDALDSAPKAGDKKTYQMSPANSREALIEGRLDAAEGADYLMVKPALPYLDIIALLNQNFELPIAAYNVSGECAMLSAACEKGWLDFEKAMPEMLMSIHRAGAKVILSYFAKAYAEMAKAGKIKF from the coding sequence ATGTTTCCATATAATCAAAGTCGGCCCCGCCGCAACAGAAAAAACCCCGCCGTCCGAGCCCATATTCAAGAGCATCATCTTACGGTAGATCGCTTGATGTATCCCCTCTTTTTGGTCCAAGGAGAAGGCGTTAAAGAAGAAGTGAGCTCTTTGCCCGGCAACTACCGCTGGAGCCTAGAACTTCTTTTAACGGAAATTGAAAGCTGTATGAATTTGGGCCTGCAAAGCTTTGTGCTTTTTCCGGCTGTGCCCGAAGATTTTAAGGATAAAGTGGCCTCTTATAGCTATGCCGAAGAGAATTTTTATCTGCATGCTTTGCGCCGCATCAAAGAGGAGTTTCCAGAAGCTTGTTTGATGACCGATGTGGCTATGGATCCTTATAGCTCGGATGGACATGATGGCTTAGTAGACGAATACGGCCAAATTCTAAATGATGAGACCTTACCCATTTTGAGCAAAATGGCCTTGGCCCAAGCTCAGGCGGGCGTAGATATTATTGGTCCCAGCGATATGATGGATGGCCGTGTGGCCCATATTCGCCAGACCCTAGACCAGGCCGGTTTTGGGCATACCTCCATTATGTCTTATACGGCCAAATATGCCTCGGCTTTTTATGGTCCCTTTAGAGATGCCCTAGACTCTGCCCCAAAAGCTGGCGATAAAAAGACCTACCAGATGAGTCCCGCCAATAGCCGAGAAGCCCTTATTGAAGGACGATTGGATGCCGCAGAGGGAGCCGATTATTTGATGGTAAAACCCGCTTTGCCTTATCTCGATATTATTGCTTTGCTTAACCAAAACTTTGAGCTGCCCATTGCCGCCTATAATGTAAGTGGCGAATGTGCCATGCTCTCGGCCGCTTGCGAAAAGGGTTGGCTGGATTTTGAAAAGGCCATGCCCGAAATGCTCATGAGCATCCACCGAGCTGGGGCCAAAGTGATTTTGAGTTATTTTGCCAAGGCCTATGCAGAAATGGCCAAGGCTGGAAAAATTAAGTTTTAA
- a CDS encoding RsmE family RNA methyltransferase produces the protein MQLFYCPNIQGQQAILEEDEFRHACKTLRKKEGDQLHLFDGRGHYYLAQIAKTSKREARLDILEQEERPLPWSFSLHLALAPTKNMDRMEWLVEKAVEVGVNKISLFLSQQSERKKVRMDRLQRIALSAAKQSHKWVLPEWGELQKLTDFLPQQTAQHRFIAHCHASDLPLLKAACPKTIGLKEEILILLGPEGDFSWPEVEMAEAAGFQSVSLGHSRLRTETAALYVCQGIQWELGQ, from the coding sequence ATGCAACTCTTTTATTGTCCAAACATTCAGGGACAACAAGCCATACTAGAAGAAGATGAATTTCGTCATGCTTGCAAAACCTTACGTAAAAAAGAGGGGGATCAGCTTCATCTTTTTGATGGGCGGGGGCATTATTATTTGGCCCAAATTGCCAAAACGAGCAAGCGAGAAGCCCGCTTAGATATATTGGAGCAGGAAGAGCGGCCCTTACCGTGGTCCTTTTCTTTGCATTTGGCTTTGGCCCCTACCAAAAACATGGATCGCATGGAGTGGTTGGTAGAAAAGGCCGTAGAAGTGGGCGTAAATAAAATCAGTTTATTCTTGAGCCAGCAATCGGAGCGCAAAAAGGTTCGGATGGACCGTTTGCAGCGGATAGCCCTTTCGGCGGCTAAGCAATCGCATAAATGGGTATTGCCTGAATGGGGCGAATTGCAGAAGCTCACTGACTTTTTGCCTCAGCAAACTGCCCAGCATCGGTTTATTGCCCATTGTCATGCTTCGGATTTGCCCTTATTGAAAGCGGCTTGTCCAAAAACAATTGGGCTTAAGGAAGAAATTCTAATTTTATTGGGACCAGAGGGCGACTTTTCTTGGCCGGAAGTAGAAATGGCCGAGGCCGCTGGTTTTCAGTCGGTGAGTTTGGGGCATAGTCGTTTACGGACCGAAACGGCCGCCCTTTATGTCTGTCAGGGCATTCAGTGGGAGTTGGGTCAATAA
- a CDS encoding replication-associated recombination protein A has product MQPLAERLRPQSLDDYMGQEHLLGAGAPLRNMLQSGQLPSLILWGPPGIGKTTLARLLAQESGRPLHSLSAVDAGVKELRELLQRAKKQNLFQQGKSPLLFIDEIHRFSKSQQDALLSAVEQGVVTLLGATTENPSFEVIRALRSRCQIYRLRPLTAQQLQSIAEQALAKDELLQQYEVEIVDAEALQQYAGGDARKLLNILELLVGSHSDPKQPLRITADLLAEVLQENLAAYDKNGDWHYAVTSALIKSIRGSDPNAALYWLARMLAGGEDLKFIARRLIISASEDIGLANPNAILLANQCFEAVDRIGYPESRIILSQTVIYLACSPKSNSAYQAINKAMELVEKTGQLEVPLALRNPRSQEDRQEGFGDGYLYSHAYPGHFVEQEFMPEALRGHKLYEPAQNAQEHKFKQKLDQYWKKYR; this is encoded by the coding sequence ATGCAACCATTAGCCGAACGCCTGCGCCCCCAAAGCCTAGATGATTATATGGGCCAAGAACATTTGTTGGGTGCAGGCGCCCCGCTTCGCAATATGCTCCAATCGGGCCAGTTGCCCTCCCTGATTCTTTGGGGACCTCCGGGTATTGGTAAAACGACCTTGGCCCGCTTGCTGGCCCAAGAATCTGGCCGCCCACTGCATAGCCTCTCGGCTGTAGATGCTGGCGTCAAAGAACTGCGAGAATTATTGCAAAGGGCCAAAAAACAAAACCTCTTTCAACAAGGGAAAAGTCCCTTGCTCTTTATTGATGAGATTCATCGCTTTAGCAAATCGCAACAAGATGCTTTGCTCTCTGCGGTAGAGCAAGGGGTAGTTACCCTTTTGGGCGCCACCACCGAAAACCCTTCTTTTGAGGTCATTCGGGCCCTGCGCTCTCGCTGCCAGATCTATCGTCTGCGGCCCCTAACGGCCCAGCAACTACAAAGCATTGCCGAGCAAGCCTTGGCCAAAGATGAATTGCTCCAACAATATGAGGTAGAGATTGTCGATGCCGAGGCCCTGCAACAATATGCTGGCGGAGATGCGCGTAAACTGCTCAATATCTTAGAGTTGTTGGTGGGTAGCCATAGCGACCCCAAGCAGCCTTTGCGCATTACGGCCGATCTATTGGCGGAGGTCTTACAAGAGAATCTGGCCGCCTATGACAAAAATGGCGACTGGCATTATGCCGTGACCTCTGCCCTGATCAAATCTATCCGTGGCTCGGACCCCAATGCCGCCCTTTATTGGCTGGCGCGGATGTTGGCGGGAGGCGAAGACCTCAAGTTTATTGCCCGAAGATTGATTATTTCGGCTAGTGAGGATATTGGGCTGGCCAATCCCAACGCCATCCTTTTGGCCAATCAATGTTTTGAGGCCGTGGACCGCATTGGCTATCCCGAATCTCGGATTATTCTCTCGCAGACCGTGATTTATTTGGCCTGTTCGCCCAAAAGCAATTCCGCTTATCAGGCCATCAATAAGGCGATGGAGCTAGTGGAAAAAACCGGACAACTAGAGGTGCCACTGGCCCTTCGGAACCCTCGCTCTCAGGAGGACCGACAAGAGGGTTTTGGCGATGGCTATCTTTACTCACATGCTTATCCCGGCCATTTTGTGGAGCAAGAATTTATGCCCGAAGCCCTGCGGGGGCATAAACTTTATGAGCCGGCTCAAAACGCTCAAGAGCATAAGTTTAAACAAAAACTCGATCAGTATTGGAAAAAATACCGCTAA
- a CDS encoding NeuD/PglB/VioB family sugar acetyltransferase: MLIMGAGGHALEILELTAQNGQLEGLCFFDNTRSAPSWVYDRFPVLYQEEQLRAHFAQAPDFVLGVGSPKVRRILAQIGRAAGGQLQSIQAQDVYIGQFDNQLSQGLNLMQGVWISNSVSIEEGALINAGAQLHHEVKVGAYTEISPKALLLGAVQIGQNCRIGAQATILPGIKIADEVVVGAGAVVHRDLPKGVTAVGVPAKIIKGAAVF, encoded by the coding sequence ATGCTGATCATGGGAGCTGGGGGACATGCCCTCGAAATTTTAGAATTGACCGCCCAAAATGGACAATTGGAGGGCCTTTGCTTTTTTGACAATACCAGAAGTGCGCCCTCTTGGGTCTATGATCGCTTTCCCGTTTTGTACCAGGAGGAGCAGCTGCGGGCGCATTTTGCCCAGGCTCCAGATTTTGTTTTGGGGGTGGGTAGTCCTAAGGTCCGCCGAATTTTGGCCCAAATTGGCCGAGCCGCAGGCGGGCAGCTCCAAAGTATTCAGGCCCAAGATGTCTATATCGGCCAGTTTGACAACCAATTGTCCCAGGGCCTCAACCTGATGCAGGGCGTTTGGATCAGCAATTCGGTGAGCATTGAAGAAGGCGCCCTGATTAACGCGGGGGCGCAGCTGCATCATGAGGTCAAAGTGGGAGCTTATACGGAGATTTCGCCTAAGGCCCTACTTTTGGGGGCGGTCCAAATTGGTCAAAATTGCCGAATTGGGGCCCAGGCGACGATTCTGCCAGGAATCAAAATTGCCGATGAGGTGGTGGTTGGCGCCGGGGCTGTGGTCCATAGAGATTTGCCCAAAGGAGTAACGGCTGTTGGCGTTCCGGCCAAAATTATTAAGGGAGCTGCTGTTTTTTAG
- a CDS encoding glycosyltransferase, which translates to MEFSEKTIVILSPKAWGVDSPARQLYARFLARRGNQVYFVNPPSQFNSVTPQAEEENLFVVDYRLPKPIFGLWGTSSELSQAKRILKLIAKPIDLLFSFHCSAFGDLSVFGAQKSIFYLEEWQEKAEHAQAVMRTADLVLALSSPLLASLPEGKAKKMQFEHALHPAFITAEKRSERIRSNTQFTTGRLRCGYVGNLQNEFIATELFQQLIRQHPTVEFHMIGPFVKNSNLALEGNKTWEDPFVEYLMGSPNVRMYGSLMRKRMTELVQTMDLFLVCYDSEQFADKVANPQKVLEYLSTGNLVVASPTADYQGRQDLLVMAEKLEDLPERFAQSLKKVEQLNKPALKAKRLAFAQQFQYEQQLEKIAQFLD; encoded by the coding sequence ATGGAATTTAGCGAGAAAACAATAGTCATTTTATCTCCCAAAGCCTGGGGAGTAGACTCTCCGGCAAGGCAACTTTATGCGCGTTTTTTAGCTCGTAGGGGAAATCAGGTATATTTTGTCAATCCGCCTTCTCAATTTAATTCGGTGACCCCACAGGCCGAGGAAGAGAATTTGTTTGTGGTAGATTATCGTTTGCCCAAGCCTATTTTTGGGTTGTGGGGGACTTCCTCGGAGCTTAGTCAGGCCAAGCGAATTTTAAAGCTCATTGCCAAGCCTATAGACTTGCTTTTCAGTTTTCATTGTTCTGCATTTGGCGATCTTTCTGTATTTGGGGCGCAAAAGTCGATTTTTTATTTGGAGGAATGGCAAGAAAAGGCGGAGCATGCGCAGGCGGTTATGCGGACGGCGGATTTGGTATTGGCCTTATCGAGTCCATTGCTGGCCTCTTTGCCTGAGGGCAAGGCCAAAAAAATGCAATTTGAGCATGCCTTGCACCCGGCCTTTATCACGGCAGAAAAGCGTTCGGAGCGGATTCGGTCCAATACACAGTTTACGACGGGGCGTTTGCGTTGTGGTTATGTGGGGAATTTGCAAAATGAATTTATTGCCACAGAGTTATTTCAGCAACTTATACGGCAGCATCCTACTGTAGAATTTCATATGATTGGGCCATTTGTGAAGAACAGCAACTTGGCCTTGGAGGGCAATAAAACCTGGGAAGACCCCTTTGTAGAGTATTTAATGGGATCGCCCAATGTCCGTATGTATGGTAGTTTGATGCGGAAGCGCATGACCGAATTGGTTCAGACTATGGATCTTTTTTTGGTTTGCTATGATAGTGAGCAATTTGCGGATAAGGTGGCCAATCCACAGAAAGTATTAGAATATTTGAGTACGGGAAATTTGGTTGTGGCTAGTCCTACTGCAGACTATCAAGGTCGGCAAGACCTATTGGTTATGGCAGAAAAGCTAGAAGATTTGCCCGAGCGCTTTGCCCAAAGTTTGAAAAAAGTGGAGCAATTGAACAAGCCGGCCTTAAAGGCCAAGCGTTTGGCCTTTGCCCAGCAATTTCAGTATGAGCAACAGCTAGAAAAAATTGCCCAATTTTTAGATTAA
- a CDS encoding glycosyltransferase, which yields MILFYISYWGVKEGLTVSTVYPHLKILAQREDVTAIHFFTVERAEDQKFKDELPPIPKTSHYPIFSKNMGLHLLTKAADWWRIQSTILAAAKAQKPDFLICRSSMASGIGHLVKEKLGIPYMVESFEPHADYMVESGVWSPNGIKTQFQRKKEAQTKATADAIVGVSYNYQQQLIEKEGISANKVYTVPCTVPLERFAFDENKRAETRAKLGLSEDTVIGLYLGKFGDNYYDEEAFRLFKAAADYYQDRFFFCLLSPAPKAEVKAKLAEVNFPENQYFHDLVAHNEVPNYLSAADFAFSLVKPTPSRPFSSPIKNGEYWAAGLPILVSLNVGDDSDIIQKEQKGGIIINLEVPQPNYQDYFKALAPLLAKREEAAELAQKYRSPDQVAEVYDQIIRKLSL from the coding sequence ATGATTCTATTTTATATCTCTTATTGGGGCGTCAAAGAGGGCCTGACCGTATCTACTGTTTATCCTCATTTGAAAATATTGGCCCAAAGAGAAGATGTAACGGCCATTCACTTTTTTACGGTAGAACGAGCAGAAGACCAGAAATTTAAGGATGAGCTGCCGCCTATTCCAAAAACCAGCCACTACCCTATTTTTTCTAAAAATATGGGGCTGCATTTACTGACCAAAGCCGCTGATTGGTGGCGAATACAGTCTACTATTCTAGCCGCTGCCAAAGCACAAAAGCCCGACTTTCTCATTTGCCGCTCTTCTATGGCCAGTGGTATTGGGCATTTGGTGAAGGAGAAACTAGGCATTCCGTATATGGTTGAATCTTTTGAGCCCCATGCCGACTATATGGTCGAATCAGGCGTTTGGTCGCCCAATGGCATCAAAACTCAGTTTCAGAGAAAGAAGGAGGCCCAAACCAAAGCTACCGCCGATGCAATTGTTGGGGTGAGCTACAACTACCAGCAGCAACTTATTGAAAAAGAAGGCATTTCAGCCAATAAGGTCTATACAGTCCCTTGTACGGTCCCTTTAGAGCGCTTTGCTTTTGATGAAAATAAAAGAGCCGAAACTAGGGCCAAACTAGGACTATCGGAAGATACTGTTATTGGGCTCTATTTGGGTAAATTTGGCGACAACTACTATGATGAGGAAGCCTTTCGGCTCTTTAAGGCTGCCGCCGATTACTATCAAGATCGCTTTTTCTTTTGTCTGTTGAGTCCTGCACCAAAAGCGGAAGTAAAAGCTAAACTTGCCGAAGTTAATTTTCCAGAGAATCAATACTTTCATGATTTAGTAGCTCATAATGAGGTGCCCAATTATCTATCTGCCGCAGATTTTGCATTTTCCTTGGTTAAACCGACGCCCTCTCGGCCCTTTTCTTCTCCTATCAAAAATGGAGAATATTGGGCGGCAGGTCTTCCTATTCTCGTCTCTCTAAATGTGGGAGATGATTCCGATATTATCCAAAAAGAACAAAAAGGGGGAATTATTATTAACCTAGAGGTTCCCCAGCCCAATTATCAAGATTATTTTAAAGCTTTAGCCCCTTTATTGGCTAAGCGCGAGGAGGCTGCCGAATTGGCCCAAAAATACCGTTCGCCCGATCAAGTCGCAGAAGTCTATGATCAGATTATTCGCAAATTATCGCTATGA
- a CDS encoding DUF2490 domain-containing protein → MRFILFFFLFNSGLLYAQEFKQEQGILSELLLRYKHNNNWRSGFKLEHFAQFPPLVHSSFNAQYFLDYKTNRGLKLAWGYRLAQDAGQAISHRFIQQLAWGQKLSVGQLGHRFRLEGNWGGSGGPNTACGIGYR, encoded by the coding sequence ATGCGGTTTATTCTTTTCTTTTTCCTCTTTAATAGTGGGTTGCTTTATGCTCAAGAATTTAAGCAAGAGCAGGGTATTTTGTCCGAACTCCTTTTGCGCTACAAGCATAACAACAACTGGCGTTCTGGCTTCAAGCTAGAGCATTTTGCGCAGTTTCCGCCTTTGGTGCATAGTAGTTTCAACGCCCAATACTTTCTAGATTACAAAACGAATAGGGGCTTAAAATTGGCTTGGGGATATCGTTTGGCTCAGGATGCGGGCCAAGCCATTAGTCATCGTTTTATTCAGCAACTGGCTTGGGGGCAAAAATTATCGGTAGGGCAATTGGGTCATCGTTTTCGTTTGGAGGGCAACTGGGGGGGCAGCGGCGGCCCGAATACCGCTTGCGGTATCGGCTATCGCTAG
- a CDS encoding phosphatase PAP2 family protein, with protein MLAELIAWDQQLFTTINGGWHSPFLDQIFPIWREKTTWIPLYILILASLIYKRKSKVWQPLLLLGLGLLLFDTFSSQLLKKNVMRLRPCRTASLEEELHLLVTCGSGYSFTSSHATNHFGLAYLFAQLLSTDYKAYKTYFWIGFLLWAFSIAYGQLYVGVHFPLDLLCGAFLGLSLSAVLYWGYKRLGWG; from the coding sequence ATGCTAGCCGAACTCATTGCTTGGGACCAACAGCTATTTACGACCATAAATGGGGGCTGGCACAGCCCCTTTTTGGACCAAATTTTTCCAATTTGGCGAGAAAAAACGACTTGGATTCCCTTATATATTCTCATTTTAGCCAGCCTCATTTATAAGCGCAAAAGCAAAGTCTGGCAGCCTCTTTTGCTCTTGGGGCTGGGCCTACTCCTCTTTGATACCTTCAGCAGCCAATTGCTCAAAAAGAATGTGATGCGCTTGCGGCCCTGCCGCACGGCCAGCCTAGAAGAAGAACTGCATTTGCTGGTGACCTGTGGCAGTGGCTACAGCTTTACCTCCTCTCATGCGACCAATCATTTTGGCTTGGCCTATCTCTTTGCCCAACTCCTTTCTACCGATTACAAAGCCTATAAAACCTACTTCTGGATCGGCTTTTTGCTTTGGGCCTTTAGCATTGCCTATGGGCAGCTCTATGTGGGTGTTCACTTTCCCTTGGACCTCCTTTGTGGCGCTTTTTTGGGCCTGAGTTTGTCGGCGGTATTGTATTGGGGGTATAAGCGCTTGGGTTGGGGTTAA
- a CDS encoding glycosyltransferase family A protein has translation MSVSPPLVAIIMPAYHAEKYIATAIQSVLDQSHTNWQLRIVNDGSRDMTEEIILQFEDPRIVYFKQENQGVSAARNLALKDMQADFFCFLDADDALPPNSLADRLALFAQDEQLSFVDGQILIQDEWLEQTVREVQPNWKGNPLIDLVRLGGQSFFGPSWMIRCQPNKNYQLKMGMTHAEDLLFYIQLAAEGGQYAAVQTPVLRYRQGNVSAMSNLKGLEMGYWELLAEVKKLKTVPMIHIRYLKKRILRIMFLSYLRAKQFSALGPVLQRYFKA, from the coding sequence ATGTCAGTTAGTCCGCCATTGGTGGCGATCATTATGCCCGCTTATCATGCGGAGAAATATATTGCCACAGCCATTCAATCTGTCTTAGACCAAAGTCATACTAATTGGCAATTGCGGATTGTGAATGATGGTAGTCGGGACATGACGGAAGAGATCATTCTTCAATTTGAAGACCCTCGGATTGTTTATTTCAAGCAAGAAAATCAGGGGGTTAGTGCGGCCCGCAATTTGGCCCTAAAAGATATGCAGGCTGATTTTTTTTGTTTTTTGGATGCCGATGATGCCCTGCCGCCTAATAGTTTAGCGGATCGTTTGGCGCTTTTTGCCCAGGATGAGCAACTTTCTTTTGTAGATGGGCAGATTTTGATCCAAGATGAGTGGCTAGAGCAAACGGTTCGAGAAGTGCAGCCCAATTGGAAGGGCAACCCTTTGATTGACTTGGTTCGTTTGGGCGGACAATCTTTTTTTGGTCCAAGTTGGATGATTCGATGCCAGCCCAATAAAAACTATCAGCTCAAAATGGGCATGACCCATGCGGAAGACCTCCTTTTTTATATTCAGTTGGCGGCAGAAGGTGGGCAATATGCGGCCGTTCAGACTCCCGTTTTGCGCTATCGTCAGGGCAATGTTTCTGCCATGAGCAACCTCAAAGGCTTAGAGATGGGCTATTGGGAATTATTGGCGGAGGTGAAAAAGCTAAAAACCGTTCCGATGATTCATATTCGCTACCTCAAAAAGCGAATTTTGCGCATCATGTTTTTATCTTACCTTCGAGCAAAACAATTTTCGGCCCTAGGCCCAGTTTTACAACGATATTTTAAAGCATGA